A segment of the Sporichthyaceae bacterium genome:
CCGGTGGTCCCGGCCCGCTCGGCGCGCTGCTGGGCCTGATGGATCAGGTCGACCAGGCGGGTGTTCTCGGCCGAGCGCAGGTCGGTGCCGCGGGCGGTGGTGGCGGTGATGGCGAACAGCAGGCCGGCCATGGCCAGCACCGGCGGGACGCCGAACCGCCAGACCGACCGGCGCCTCCCGGCGCCCGACGATCCCGCTGTCCCGCTCACCCCGACGCCTCCCGCCCGACGCACCGATGACCCGGACCCAACGGTTCGCGAAGGTCCGCCCGATACGCTAACGGACGCGGCGGCAACTGGATTCGGATCGCGTGTCCGGTTCGTCCGGGTGGTCGCCGGGGACTTGATGAAGCGCTGCAGGAGAGGCCATGCCGAAGTCGCGGATCCGCAAGAAGGACGACAACAAGCCCGCGGTGCAGTTGACCCCGAAGTCGGTCTCGCTCGGACCGAGCGACGCGTGGGTGGCCCCGACGATGGTGGGCCTCTTCCTGGCGGGCCTCGTCTGGATCGTCGTCTACTACCTGTCCAGCGGCAGCTACCCGATCCCGGCGATCAGCAACTGGAACCTGCTGGTCGGCTTCACGTTCAT
Coding sequences within it:
- a CDS encoding cell division protein CrgA, translated to MPKSRIRKKDDNKPAVQLTPKSVSLGPSDAWVAPTMVGLFLAGLVWIVVYYLSSGSYPIPAISNWNLLVGFTFITAGFITATRWR